A stretch of Desulfobacter hydrogenophilus DNA encodes these proteins:
- the truA gene encoding tRNA pseudouridine(38-40) synthase TruA, whose translation MSKKLENPDNPAKNFKIVVAYDGTNFFGWQRQKDKPTIQGELERILSMILNQDIKIHGSGRTDAGVHARAQVAHFHAKTRLTPDIIQKGVNSLGSAPIVIHDCRIADPNFHAQYHVRSKEYRYYILNREIPTAIGRNYLWHVKPFLDIDVMNQCCEYLVGEHDFKAFENTGSPRSSTVRTIFSASWTKKPCDRLEFCICATGFLKNMVRNIVGTLKDVGTGRINPEMFNKILYSCERPLAGATAPSKGLFLYQVNY comes from the coding sequence ATGTCCAAGAAACTTGAAAACCCGGATAACCCGGCGAAGAATTTCAAAATTGTGGTGGCCTATGACGGCACCAACTTTTTCGGGTGGCAGCGCCAAAAAGATAAACCCACCATCCAGGGTGAGCTTGAACGTATATTATCCATGATTCTAAACCAGGACATTAAAATTCATGGTTCCGGACGTACGGATGCAGGCGTTCATGCCCGGGCCCAGGTCGCACATTTCCATGCAAAAACCCGTCTTACCCCTGATATCATTCAAAAAGGGGTGAACAGCCTTGGGTCCGCTCCCATTGTGATTCATGACTGCCGGATTGCAGACCCTAATTTTCATGCCCAGTACCATGTTCGTTCCAAAGAGTACCGGTATTACATACTAAACAGGGAAATCCCCACGGCCATTGGCCGGAATTATTTATGGCATGTAAAGCCATTTTTGGATATTGACGTCATGAATCAGTGTTGTGAATACCTTGTAGGCGAACATGATTTTAAAGCCTTTGAGAACACGGGCAGTCCAAGGTCTTCCACCGTAAGAACAATTTTCAGTGCAAGCTGGACAAAAAAGCCGTGCGATCGGCTGGAATTTTGTATCTGTGCCACAGGCTTTTTAAAGAACATGGTCCGGAATATCGTAGGAACCCTAAAAGATGTCGGTACAGGACGGATTAATCCGGAAATGTTCAATAAAATACTCTATTCGTGTGAACGCCCCCTTGCCGGGGCAACCGCTCCTTCAAAGGGGCTGTTTCTGTACCAGGTCAATTATTAA
- a CDS encoding TetR/AcrR family transcriptional regulator → MKLKEKIIFEALRQFSTKGFMATSTADIIDAVGTSKGGLYNHFKNKEQLFLEVLRQARKIWRERNLAGVETIERPVDKIKHILVNYKDHYLADSTNFPGGCIFINLTVELSDQCPHLAAEVSDGFARFKFMLRRFFEQERLAGMLKDSVDIDGVVEVVFSGLLGACVMYTADKSKSNLNQAMGALTAYIDDVCIS, encoded by the coding sequence ATGAAGCTTAAAGAAAAAATTATATTTGAGGCATTACGTCAGTTTTCAACCAAAGGGTTCATGGCTACATCAACGGCAGATATTATAGATGCAGTGGGTACATCCAAGGGAGGCCTTTACAACCATTTTAAAAATAAAGAGCAATTGTTCTTAGAGGTGCTTCGCCAGGCTCGTAAAATTTGGCGGGAACGGAATCTGGCCGGTGTGGAAACCATTGAGCGGCCTGTGGATAAAATTAAACATATTCTGGTGAACTATAAAGACCATTACCTGGCTGACAGCACTAATTTTCCGGGCGGATGCATTTTTATCAATCTAACCGTGGAACTTAGTGACCAGTGCCCTCATCTGGCCGCCGAGGTGAGTGACGGTTTTGCCAGGTTTAAATTCATGCTCAGGCGTTTTTTTGAACAGGAACGGTTGGCCGGAATGCTGAAGGACAGCGTGGATATTGATGGGGTGGTTGAGGTTGTGTTTTCCGGATTGTTAGGCGCCTGTGTCATGTATACTGCGGATAAGTCCAAGTCTAATTTGAATCAGGCCATGGGGGCTCTTACCGCATATATTGATGATGTGTGTATATCATAG
- a CDS encoding YhdH/YhfP family quinone oxidoreductase, translating into MEKSFKAMVVSEAGNKQYRRAIVQRQIKDLPEGDVLVRVYYSSLNYKDALSASGNRGVTRKYPHTPGIDAAGVVEKSTDSTFQVGDEVIVTSYDLGMNTAGGFGQYIRVPAGWVVPLPDGLSLRQAMCYGTAGFTAALSILQLVNHGVLPEHGDILVSGATGGVGSIAVPILAKQGYTVVAVNGATDQSDYLKSIGAQRIISIEDAVDTSGRPMLAARWAGSVDVVGGDLLTTTIKSMNANGVVTTCGNIASPDLPINVFPFILRGVTLVGIDSQNCPMAVRQKAWDKLSREWQVTQIETVVEEITLDELDQRIGKMLTRGSKGRAIVNMQS; encoded by the coding sequence ATGGAAAAATCATTTAAGGCCATGGTGGTTTCGGAAGCAGGGAATAAACAATATCGCCGTGCAATCGTTCAGCGGCAAATAAAAGATTTGCCTGAAGGGGATGTGCTTGTTAGAGTGTATTATTCTTCACTGAACTATAAAGATGCACTTTCGGCCAGCGGAAACAGGGGCGTTACCAGAAAATATCCCCATACACCCGGAATTGATGCCGCAGGCGTGGTGGAAAAAAGTACGGATTCCACCTTTCAAGTCGGTGATGAGGTCATTGTCACCAGTTATGATCTTGGGATGAATACGGCCGGTGGGTTTGGCCAGTATATTCGTGTTCCTGCCGGCTGGGTGGTCCCCTTACCCGATGGCCTGAGTTTGCGGCAGGCCATGTGCTACGGCACGGCCGGATTTACAGCTGCCTTGTCCATACTGCAACTGGTTAACCATGGTGTGCTGCCGGAGCACGGTGACATTCTGGTATCTGGGGCGACCGGCGGTGTCGGCAGCATTGCCGTGCCGATTCTGGCCAAACAGGGCTATACTGTGGTTGCCGTTAACGGCGCAACAGATCAGTCCGATTACCTCAAATCCATTGGTGCCCAGCGTATCATCTCCATTGAGGATGCCGTGGATACCAGTGGCCGACCAATGCTTGCTGCAAGGTGGGCCGGAAGCGTTGATGTTGTGGGTGGTGATCTCTTGACCACGACCATCAAATCCATGAATGCCAACGGCGTGGTGACCACCTGCGGAAACATTGCGTCTCCGGATCTGCCCATCAATGTGTTTCCCTTTATCCTCCGTGGTGTCACTTTGGTGGGGATTGATTCCCAGAATTGCCCCATGGCGGTTCGGCAAAAGGCCTGGGACAAGCTTTCAAGGGAATGGCAGGTTACCCAAATTGAAACGGTTGTGGAAGAGATTACGCTCGATGAGCTGGACCAGCGGATTGGCAAAATGCTCACACGAGGCAGCAAGGGGCGGGCGATTGTAAATATGCAGTCTTGA
- a CDS encoding aminotransferase class I/II-fold pyridoxal phosphate-dependent enzyme gives MNPNAQELNNTIEQAAPHVYEMLSDMGKKLFYPKGILTQSAEAKVKADKINATIGIAKQGSCVLSLSSVTKYITQIEPNDYLPYASSFGLPELRKKWRKELYVKNPSLEGTDISLPVVTSGITHGVSILSDMWVNANDVIVMPDMMWGNYNMIFCVRNSARFVTYKSYDDAMTHFNLDDFERVIREQAAQNDKVVTMLNFPHNPTGYTLNKEEAARVVDILIDVAQKGTNIVAACDDAYFGLFFEEETAKQSLFAKIAGKTSRLLAVKLDGPTKEDYVMGFRTGFTTYGVAADTNLEGVYEALEKKTAGCIRGSISNCSHLSQTILVKSMEDKDYESCKKEKFNLLKSRAMAIKEVLKDPKYADGFDAYPFNSGYFLCIRVKGVNAEALRLHLLDNYGTGLISIGEDNLRVAFSCLEEKDVRTLFDIILSGIKDLRK, from the coding sequence ATGAATCCTAATGCCCAGGAATTGAATAACACCATTGAACAGGCCGCTCCTCATGTATATGAAATGCTCTCTGACATGGGAAAAAAACTGTTTTACCCGAAAGGTATTTTAACCCAGAGCGCTGAAGCAAAGGTAAAGGCGGACAAGATCAACGCCACCATCGGTATCGCAAAGCAGGGCAGTTGCGTTTTAAGTCTTTCTTCCGTGACAAAATATATTACACAGATTGAACCGAATGATTACCTACCTTATGCGTCTTCATTTGGGTTGCCCGAGCTGCGCAAAAAATGGCGCAAAGAACTGTATGTTAAAAATCCCTCACTTGAGGGAACTGACATCAGTCTGCCTGTGGTTACATCCGGCATTACCCATGGGGTTTCCATCTTGTCGGACATGTGGGTAAATGCCAATGATGTTATTGTCATGCCGGATATGATGTGGGGCAACTACAATATGATTTTCTGTGTCCGCAACAGTGCCCGGTTTGTTACATACAAATCCTATGACGACGCCATGACCCATTTTAACCTGGATGATTTTGAGCGTGTGATCAGGGAACAGGCCGCACAAAATGACAAGGTCGTTACCATGCTTAATTTTCCACACAACCCAACCGGGTATACCCTGAACAAAGAAGAGGCGGCGCGTGTTGTAGACATTCTTATTGATGTGGCACAAAAGGGTACAAATATCGTGGCCGCTTGTGATGATGCTTATTTTGGACTGTTTTTCGAAGAGGAAACAGCCAAACAGTCTTTGTTTGCCAAAATTGCCGGTAAAACGAGCCGATTGTTGGCCGTTAAACTCGACGGGCCCACCAAGGAAGATTATGTCATGGGATTCAGAACCGGTTTCACCACGTATGGGGTTGCCGCAGATACCAACCTTGAAGGGGTGTATGAGGCCTTGGAAAAAAAGACCGCCGGATGCATCCGGGGTAGTATTTCAAACTGTTCCCATTTAAGTCAGACCATTCTTGTCAAATCCATGGAAGATAAAGACTATGAATCCTGTAAAAAGGAGAAGTTTAACCTGCTTAAATCCCGGGCCATGGCCATCAAAGAGGTGCTTAAGGATCCCAAATATGCGGATGGCTTTGACGCCTATCCATTTAATTCAGGATATTTTTTGTGCATCCGTGTTAAGGGTGTTAATGCGGAAGCGTTAAGACTTCATTTGCTTGACAATTATGGTACCGGTTTAATTTCCATTGGAGAAGACAATCTTCGGGTAGCTTTTTCATGCCTGGAAGAAAAAGATGTGAGAACTTTATTTGACATTATCCTTTCAGGGATTAAGGATTTAAGAAAATAA
- a CDS encoding PxxKW family cysteine-rich protein, which produces MICTTVREGQDCVFMTAQGCSYNEGSCLPIIDECKGCQRCAEFASGVYCTAAPDPSLKWKNGNCNMATHIKTATETQKQKLNPIKASKRR; this is translated from the coding sequence ATGATTTGTACAACTGTTAGAGAAGGCCAGGATTGTGTGTTCATGACTGCTCAGGGCTGCAGCTATAACGAAGGCAGTTGCCTGCCCATCATTGATGAATGCAAAGGATGTCAAAGATGTGCAGAATTTGCCAGCGGCGTTTACTGCACTGCTGCACCTGATCCGTCTTTAAAGTGGAAAAACGGCAACTGCAATATGGCCACCCATATTAAAACCGCCACCGAAACCCAAAAACAGAAACTTAACCCCATCAAGGCATCCAAACGAAGATAA
- a CDS encoding chloride channel protein has protein sequence MNSSRKSNVDLKYAGKWVFYFVLIGVMSGLGAVLFHYLCGLGMHYFMDMMAGYRPQGPAGEHLLLPHTNTPFNRWVLLFLPALGGLVSGWLVYTFAPEAEGHGTDAAIDAFHHKGGIIRSRIPIIKTIASTITLTTGGSGGREGPIAQIGGGFGSFLATRFNLSERERCIMMAAGIGAGVGSIFRAPLAGALFAAEVLYRDPEFESSVIIPAGISSVVAYCTFCLFFGWGSLFDSPAFKFDNPLQLGPYLVLAVVLVFTGVLYIKVFYGTTNLFRKLKIPNHIKPAIGGLLTGVIGFFMPYTLAFGYGMAQQAIFNQLAIPVLLGLALGKIFTTSFSIGSGGSGGVFGPSVVIGGAMGGAVGQFFHMFMPTVVTQPGAFVIVGMAGFFTAVSNTPISTIIFVSEMTNSYHLLLPSLLVCSVCYLLSTKWSIYENQVKSRVDSPLHAGEFMIDILQTIKVEKLKILIKDVRCLNQDMSFNQFKKIFQTTKQRYFPVMNGQGDLCGIFSSTDVREVLFSSDLGQLVVMKDIMVSNMITTTLSEDLNTVLLKLTKKNIDALPVVDEDDPGKFIGMLYRRDIIAYYNLHVARIRELEK, from the coding sequence ATGAATTCAAGCAGAAAAAGTAATGTTGATCTCAAATATGCCGGCAAATGGGTGTTCTATTTTGTTCTGATAGGCGTCATGTCGGGCCTTGGGGCGGTTCTGTTTCATTACCTGTGCGGCCTTGGCATGCATTATTTCATGGATATGATGGCCGGATACAGGCCCCAAGGACCTGCAGGCGAACATCTGCTGCTGCCCCACACCAATACACCGTTCAACAGATGGGTGTTATTATTTTTACCGGCATTGGGTGGCCTTGTTTCCGGATGGCTTGTTTATACCTTTGCCCCGGAGGCAGAGGGGCATGGCACGGATGCCGCAATAGACGCCTTCCATCACAAGGGCGGTATTATCCGGTCACGGATTCCAATTATCAAAACCATTGCCTCCACCATTACGCTGACCACTGGCGGTTCAGGAGGCAGGGAAGGGCCCATTGCCCAGATTGGAGGCGGCTTCGGTTCTTTTCTGGCCACCCGGTTCAACCTGTCTGAACGGGAGCGGTGCATCATGATGGCCGCCGGCATTGGCGCCGGTGTGGGCAGTATTTTCAGAGCGCCCCTGGCCGGCGCACTCTTTGCCGCAGAAGTGCTCTACCGTGATCCTGAATTTGAGTCTTCGGTCATTATTCCGGCAGGTATCTCCTCTGTGGTGGCCTATTGCACCTTTTGTCTGTTTTTTGGATGGGGATCGCTTTTTGATTCCCCGGCATTTAAATTTGATAATCCCCTGCAACTTGGTCCCTATCTTGTTCTTGCCGTGGTTCTGGTCTTCACCGGCGTTTTATATATTAAAGTGTTTTACGGGACGACAAATCTGTTTAGGAAACTGAAAATCCCAAACCATATTAAACCTGCGATTGGCGGACTTTTGACCGGCGTCATCGGTTTTTTTATGCCCTATACTCTGGCGTTTGGATACGGCATGGCCCAGCAGGCCATTTTTAATCAGTTGGCCATTCCCGTTCTTTTGGGCCTTGCCCTGGGAAAAATTTTTACCACGTCATTTTCCATTGGCTCCGGCGGGTCCGGCGGCGTGTTCGGGCCTTCGGTTGTCATCGGCGGCGCTATGGGCGGGGCAGTGGGGCAGTTTTTTCACATGTTTATGCCCACGGTTGTCACCCAGCCAGGCGCCTTCGTGATTGTTGGTATGGCCGGATTTTTCACGGCTGTCTCCAATACCCCCATATCCACCATTATATTTGTCAGCGAGATGACCAACTCCTATCATCTTCTACTGCCAAGCCTTCTGGTCTGTTCGGTGTGTTATCTTTTGTCCACAAAATGGTCGATTTATGAAAACCAGGTAAAATCGCGAGTTGATTCGCCGTTGCATGCCGGAGAATTTATGATAGATATTCTTCAAACCATAAAGGTGGAAAAACTTAAAATTTTGATCAAGGACGTCAGATGCCTGAACCAGGACATGAGCTTCAATCAATTTAAAAAGATATTTCAGACCACCAAACAAAGATATTTTCCCGTCATGAATGGCCAGGGGGACTTATGCGGTATTTTTTCCTCCACAGATGTCCGGGAGGTCCTTTTCTCAAGTGACCTTGGACAACTGGTTGTCATGAAGGATATTATGGTATCCAACATGATTACAACCACCTTGTCCGAAGATTTAAACACGGTACTGCTTAAACTTACAAAGAAAAACATTGATGCGCTGCCTGTGGTCGATGAAGATGATCCGGGTAAATTTATCGGTATGCTTTACCGCCGTGATATCATTGCCTATTATAATCTTCATGTGGCCAGAATCCGGGAGTTAGAAAAATAA
- a CDS encoding helix-turn-helix domain-containing protein: MVSNEFKRLRSRLDRTQKEMAQLLGVSVKAIHSYEQGWRKIPGYVERQVYFLLSRTLQRTGKRKKCWDLLKCPEEQKIRCPAYEFQSGDLCWFVNGTQCGGNIYDSWEKKMEVCRRCDVFLEMFDDMQGC, encoded by the coding sequence ATGGTCAGCAATGAATTTAAAAGACTCAGATCTCGTTTAGACCGTACCCAGAAAGAGATGGCCCAGCTTTTAGGGGTATCTGTTAAAGCAATACACAGCTATGAGCAGGGGTGGCGTAAAATTCCCGGCTATGTGGAGCGACAGGTCTATTTTTTGCTCTCCCGTACCCTGCAGCGGACCGGCAAGAGAAAAAAGTGCTGGGACCTTTTGAAATGCCCGGAAGAGCAGAAGATCCGTTGTCCGGCCTATGAATTCCAATCCGGGGATTTGTGCTGGTTTGTTAACGGTACCCAATGCGGGGGCAACATTTATGATTCCTGGGAGAAAAAAATGGAAGTGTGCCGACGTTGTGATGTATTTTTGGAAATGTTTGATGATATGCAGGGGTGTTAA
- a CDS encoding serine O-acetyltransferase, whose product MSMLNKKEELCRYVGSQARDEQRAALPGVIDRIIHTLDDPECFAHIGNEPIHFSTSVRDMIEKLRNILFPGYFSNEKMDSVNQTYHMGREITRLYDILSRQIIHVLRHDCLRFDRVCSKCERRGNEAAFTVIEQIPILRKKLAADVRAAYDGDPAAKSHDEIIFSYPGLYAITVHRIAKILHQLDIPQLPRIMSELAHSLTGIDIHPGATIGERFVIDHGTGVVIGETSVIGENVRIYQNVTIGALSLPRGAGEKLRWTKRHPTIEDDVIIYSGATVLGGDTVIGARSVVGGNVWLTRSIPVDTKIFIEEPRLIIKKTNKGDGL is encoded by the coding sequence ATGAGTATGTTAAATAAAAAAGAAGAGCTGTGTCGCTATGTGGGCTCTCAGGCCCGGGATGAGCAACGAGCTGCCCTTCCCGGGGTTATTGATCGAATTATACATACCTTGGATGACCCTGAGTGCTTTGCCCACATTGGTAATGAACCCATCCATTTTTCCACCTCGGTCAGGGATATGATTGAAAAATTAAGAAATATTCTGTTCCCCGGATATTTTTCAAATGAAAAAATGGATAGTGTCAACCAGACCTACCACATGGGCCGTGAAATCACACGGCTCTACGATATCCTTTCCAGGCAGATCATTCATGTATTGCGCCATGACTGTTTAAGATTTGACAGGGTCTGTTCGAAATGTGAACGCCGGGGGAATGAGGCTGCGTTCACAGTGATCGAACAGATTCCTATTCTGCGAAAAAAATTGGCTGCCGATGTCAGGGCTGCCTATGACGGAGATCCGGCCGCTAAAAGCCACGATGAAATTATTTTTTCCTATCCGGGGCTGTATGCCATCACGGTTCACCGGATCGCCAAGATCCTTCATCAGCTTGATATTCCGCAGCTTCCCAGGATTATGTCGGAACTGGCCCACAGTCTGACCGGTATTGATATTCACCCGGGTGCAACCATTGGCGAGCGTTTTGTCATTGACCACGGAACGGGTGTCGTCATCGGAGAAACATCCGTGATCGGTGAAAATGTGCGCATCTACCAGAATGTCACCATCGGTGCGTTGTCCCTGCCCAGGGGGGCGGGAGAAAAGCTGCGCTGGACCAAGCGGCACCCCACTATCGAAGATGATGTGATTATCTACTCAGGGGCCACCGTTCTCGGGGGGGATACCGTTATCGGTGCACGGTCTGTTGTGGGCGGAAACGTATGGCTCACACGCTCTATTCCGGTAGACACCAAAATTTTTATTGAAGAACCCCGACTGATTATTAAAAAAACAAACAAAGGAGACGGGCTTTGA
- a CDS encoding ATP-dependent 6-phosphofructokinase, with the protein MKNMNINTTIPVLGPARIPSPLASQGLAYAGKARFMKDEYRISVDVRVDRVSGENQDDILSFEQAGPREKIYFDPSKLKCAVANCGGLCPGLNDIIRSIVLELYHVYGVKNIFGIRYGLQGFIPKFGHDLIDLTPQRVSGIQNTGGSMLGSSRGGQDIGEIVDCLERIGVGVLFMVGGDGTLMASKAIGDEILNRGLKISVVGIPKTIDNDIFLVSRSFGFDSAVDVATLAIKGAHNEAEAYPNGIGLIKLMGRHSGFLAATAALAQPDANFVLIPEEEILLHGENGLLAAIERRLALRKHAVIIVAEGAGQNFFENKDIEHDASGNVKLKDIGLFLKAEISDYFKSKEIPISLKYIDPSYIIRSLPANANDSVFCGLLARDAVHAGMAGKTNLLISFWNNNYVHVPMDASAGRRKKLDPSGRLWQSVLETTGQNSLFYA; encoded by the coding sequence ATGAAAAATATGAACATCAACACCACCATTCCCGTTTTAGGCCCCGCCCGGATTCCATCCCCCCTGGCTTCCCAGGGGTTGGCCTATGCCGGTAAAGCCCGCTTCATGAAAGATGAATACAGAATCAGCGTTGATGTCAGGGTTGACCGTGTTTCAGGAGAAAACCAAGACGACATACTCAGTTTTGAGCAGGCCGGCCCCCGGGAAAAAATATATTTTGACCCCAGCAAACTCAAATGCGCGGTGGCCAACTGTGGGGGACTGTGCCCTGGACTGAACGACATTATCCGGTCGATAGTGCTTGAATTGTACCATGTATATGGCGTCAAAAATATTTTTGGTATCCGGTACGGGCTCCAGGGCTTTATTCCTAAATTCGGCCACGACCTTATCGACCTGACCCCCCAACGGGTATCAGGTATTCAGAATACCGGAGGATCTATGCTGGGCTCTTCCCGGGGGGGGCAGGATATCGGGGAAATTGTGGACTGCCTGGAACGTATTGGGGTGGGGGTGCTCTTCATGGTGGGGGGCGACGGGACCTTAATGGCCTCCAAGGCCATTGGAGATGAAATTCTAAACCGTGGGTTGAAGATTTCCGTGGTTGGCATTCCAAAAACCATTGATAATGATATTTTTCTGGTTTCCCGCTCCTTTGGCTTTGATTCGGCTGTAGACGTGGCCACCCTGGCAATCAAGGGGGCCCATAACGAAGCCGAAGCCTACCCCAACGGTATCGGCCTGATCAAGCTCATGGGCAGGCATTCCGGGTTTCTGGCAGCCACAGCCGCCCTTGCCCAACCTGATGCCAATTTCGTGCTCATCCCCGAAGAGGAAATCCTGCTGCATGGGGAAAACGGACTGTTGGCCGCGATAGAACGTCGCCTGGCCCTGAGAAAGCATGCGGTGATCATTGTCGCTGAAGGAGCCGGCCAAAATTTTTTTGAAAACAAGGATATTGAGCATGATGCATCGGGCAACGTAAAACTAAAGGACATTGGTCTATTTTTAAAAGCAGAAATCAGCGACTATTTTAAATCCAAAGAGATTCCTATCTCTTTGAAATACATTGATCCATCCTACATCATCCGCAGTCTGCCCGCCAATGCCAATGACTCAGTGTTCTGCGGACTTCTGGCAAGAGATGCCGTACATGCGGGCATGGCCGGAAAAACCAATCTGCTTATCAGCTTCTGGAATAATAATTATGTTCATGTACCCATGGATGCCTCGGCCGGACGACGCAAAAAATTAGATCCGTCAGGCAGGCTGTGGCAGTCGGTTCTTGAAACCACAGGCCAGAATTCACTATTTTATGCTTGA
- a CDS encoding KpsF/GutQ family sugar-phosphate isomerase, protein MIIDDAVQVLKMEAQSLLDLIEKLNLDFQTLVNAIFSAKGRVIISGIGKSGLIGRKIAATLSSTGTNAMFLHPVEAVHGDLGMVSRNDIFIAISNSGETGELNQLLPVIREVGCKIAGFTGKPKSTMAGFCDMIIDTGVKKEACPLNMAPTCSTTAQLAMGDALAVALIKKKNFKKADFMRSHPGGALGQRLSGKVSELMLEKSGVPFVQAGATMVQALACMDAHRLGAVFVLDSTDKLMGILTDGDVRHWIAKGGGTADTLLVDEIMTRAPRHLFPESYLYDALNLMEKYEITVLPILGENGCLKGLLHLHDILGKGTFKFNGGNQ, encoded by the coding sequence ATGATCATAGACGATGCTGTTCAAGTTCTAAAAATGGAAGCCCAGTCCCTTCTGGACCTGATTGAAAAATTAAATTTGGATTTTCAAACCCTTGTCAATGCAATATTTAGTGCCAAAGGACGAGTCATTATTTCAGGAATCGGAAAATCGGGTTTAATTGGAAGAAAAATTGCCGCCACATTAAGCAGTACAGGTACCAATGCCATGTTTCTGCATCCGGTTGAAGCAGTTCACGGGGACCTTGGCATGGTCAGCCGAAATGATATATTCATTGCCATTTCAAATTCCGGTGAAACCGGAGAACTCAACCAGCTTTTACCCGTGATCCGGGAGGTGGGTTGCAAGATAGCAGGTTTTACTGGAAAGCCTAAATCCACCATGGCAGGGTTCTGCGATATGATCATAGATACCGGTGTAAAAAAAGAGGCCTGCCCCCTAAATATGGCACCGACCTGTTCAACCACAGCCCAACTGGCCATGGGCGATGCCCTGGCCGTGGCCCTGATAAAAAAGAAAAATTTTAAAAAGGCTGATTTCATGCGCTCTCATCCCGGAGGGGCATTAGGGCAGCGCCTGTCAGGAAAGGTCAGCGAGCTGATGCTTGAAAAATCAGGCGTGCCTTTTGTGCAAGCAGGTGCCACCATGGTCCAGGCCCTTGCCTGCATGGATGCGCACCGTCTGGGCGCTGTTTTTGTACTTGATTCGACAGATAAACTGATGGGAATACTTACGGACGGAGATGTCCGGCACTGGATTGCAAAAGGGGGCGGTACAGCAGATACCCTTCTTGTAGATGAGATAATGACCCGTGCCCCGAGACACCTATTCCCCGAATCTTATTTGTATGATGCCTTGAATTTAATGGAAAAATATGAAATTACGGTTTTGCCTATCCTTGGGGAGAACGGCTGTCTTAAAGGATTGCTGCATCTCCACGATATCCTGGGAAAGGGAACCTTTAAATTTAATGGAGGTAATCAATGA